The proteins below come from a single candidate division WOR-3 bacterium genomic window:
- the lpdA gene encoding dihydrolipoyl dehydrogenase — protein sequence MKKIADVAVIGAGPAGYVAAIRLAQLGKKVVVIEEAKVGGVCLNWGCIPVKALLHSASIIRNALEARLMGIGFNPPTIDFVSLGSWKGRIVERLGRGIEFLFKNNGVELIRGRAKVLSPGKVLVMTPEEVEIQAKNIIVATGSEPLPLPGYEFDHQRIIDSSDALNLVELPKSIVIVGAGAVGLEFATIFQRLGVKVTVLEVCDQILPGIDREIAVLLQRELEREGVEFRLNAKGVRCQKENGGVDVLWDVNEEENKQHADKVLIAVGRKPRSTGLGLEEAGVKMDERGFIITHDNFETDAEGVFAIGDVRGGPLLAHKAMYEGLCLAEGIGQGVFSSSTTCPNVIYTDPECASVGLTATEAEKQRLKVKVVKVPANAIGRSLTLGKPSGLCKVVAEERSGRILGVHILAPQADVLIAEGTLAVELGLTAADMGRVIHPHPTMSELLFEAAHLLLGSAIHILNR from the coding sequence ATGAAGAAGATTGCGGATGTGGCTGTAATTGGTGCTGGACCTGCCGGTTATGTGGCGGCAATCAGGCTCGCGCAATTGGGTAAGAAGGTGGTGGTGATTGAAGAGGCAAAGGTGGGCGGGGTTTGTCTTAACTGGGGCTGTATCCCGGTGAAGGCGCTCCTTCATTCTGCCAGTATTATCCGCAACGCCCTTGAGGCAAGGTTAATGGGCATCGGGTTTAATCCCCCAACCATTGACTTTGTCAGTCTCGGTTCGTGGAAGGGACGGATTGTTGAAAGGCTGGGAAGGGGGATTGAGTTTCTCTTCAAGAACAACGGGGTGGAACTCATTCGCGGCCGGGCAAAGGTTCTAAGTCCGGGAAAGGTATTAGTGATGACTCCCGAGGAAGTTGAGATTCAAGCCAAAAACATCATTGTTGCCACTGGTTCTGAACCCTTGCCTTTGCCAGGGTATGAGTTTGACCACCAGCGGATAATTGATTCCAGCGATGCCCTCAATCTGGTTGAGTTGCCCAAAAGTATCGTGATTGTGGGTGCGGGTGCGGTTGGTCTGGAGTTTGCCACAATTTTTCAGCGTCTGGGTGTAAAGGTGACGGTTCTTGAGGTGTGTGACCAGATTTTACCTGGAATCGACAGGGAGATTGCAGTTTTACTTCAGCGCGAACTGGAACGGGAAGGGGTCGAGTTCAGGCTAAATGCGAAAGGGGTCAGGTGTCAGAAGGAAAACGGCGGCGTTGATGTCTTGTGGGATGTTAATGAAGAAGAGAATAAACAGCACGCAGATAAGGTTTTGATAGCGGTGGGAAGAAAGCCAAGGAGCACAGGTCTTGGGCTTGAAGAGGCTGGGGTCAAGATGGATGAGCGGGGGTTCATAATCACTCACGACAATTTTGAGACTGACGCAGAAGGGGTTTTCGCGATTGGTGATGTTCGGGGTGGTCCTCTCCTCGCCCACAAGGCGATGTATGAGGGTCTCTGCCTCGCAGAAGGCATCGGTCAAGGAGTCTTTTCTTCATCCACAACCTGTCCAAATGTTATTTACACCGACCCTGAATGTGCGAGTGTTGGACTCACCGCGACTGAGGCGGAGAAGCAAAGACTCAAGGTGAAGGTCGTTAAGGTCCCGGCAAACGCCATCGGCAGGTCATTGACCTTAGGTAAGCCCTCAGGTCTATGCAAGGTTGTTGCTGAAGAAAGGTCCGGACGGATCTTAGGGGTTCACATCCTTGCACCTCAGGCTGATGTCCTGATTGCCGAGGGGACGCTTGCGGTAGAACTCGGGCTCACCGCGGCAGATATGGGCAGGGTCATTCATCCCCATCCGACAATGAGCGAGCTGTTATTTGAGGCGGCTCACCTCCTCTTAGGGAGTGCAATCCACATCCTTAACAGATAG